In Procambarus clarkii isolate CNS0578487 chromosome 36, FALCON_Pclarkii_2.0, whole genome shotgun sequence, one DNA window encodes the following:
- the LOC138371619 gene encoding uncharacterized protein, whose product MDSKNPILRNALQRLCPSCNIIVNINQHVCKCGYRLFDVKRKAQPESQAQANIKRSEKKKHIPVVHDELHKSVQDLQHQKKLKEIEEEITRLRAIYDSQNNNPKRRTIMYTGTSSRKSRALGTPSNPFPCSHEVMKPPVSVVDVIPQNINESPGAAAVEVLPENFDAAAELAAEIKKNPRIASEDFSMAAKKNEG is encoded by the exons ATGGATTCCAAAAATCCAA TCCTGAGAAACGCTTTACAGCGATTATGTCCCTCATGTAATATTATCGTGAACATTAATCAACATGTCTGCAAGTGTGGCTATAGGCTTTTTGATGTCAAACGTAAAGCTCAGCCGGAAAGCCAGGCTCAGGCAAATATCAAGAGatcagaaaagaaaaaacatatacctgttgtacatg ATGAGTTGCATAAAAGTGTGCAAGATTTACAACACCAAAAGAAATTGAAGGAGATTGAAGAGGAGATAACAAGGCTTCGAGCAATTTATGATTCCCAAAATAACAACCCAAAAAGGCGGACGATTATGTACACTGGCACTTCGTCTAGAAAAAGCAGAGCTTTAG GCACACCATCAAATCCTTTCCCTTGCAGTCATGAAGTAATGAAGCCTCCAGTTTCTGTTGTAGACGTTATACCCCAAAATATCAATG AGTCtcccggtgctgctgctgttgaagtGTTACCTGAAAACTTTGATG CCGCTGCCGAACTTGctgcagaaataaaaaaaaatccaagaaTCGCAAGTGAAGATTTCTCAATGGCAGCAAAGAAGAATGAAGGCTGA